From the genome of Thermoflexus hugenholtzii, one region includes:
- a CDS encoding glycerol-3-phosphate acyltransferase gives MEDFGLILLGYLLGSIPTAYLAGRLLRRVDLRQWGSRTISATMVYYHVSRWALLPVGLLDVLKGAAPALLAMSLGRPRGVAVAAGLAAVLGHNWPLFLGFHGGRGIGPFLGWLGVLFPPGALWILGGLAIGRGLRLTAVTALLAIAALPGFVLLLNGPSEVAAGALGMLGITVVKRLEANREPLPVDPAERRRVLWRRLWLDRDVASWEAWMFRRPGRP, from the coding sequence ATGGAGGATTTCGGACTTATCCTGCTGGGTTATCTTCTGGGCTCCATTCCCACCGCTTACCTTGCCGGCCGCCTCCTGCGGAGGGTGGATCTGCGGCAGTGGGGCAGCCGCACGATCAGCGCGACCATGGTGTATTACCACGTGTCCCGCTGGGCCCTTCTCCCGGTCGGCCTCCTGGATGTCCTGAAGGGAGCCGCGCCGGCTCTCCTGGCCATGAGCCTGGGACGTCCCCGGGGCGTGGCGGTGGCCGCCGGCCTGGCCGCTGTGCTGGGGCATAACTGGCCGCTCTTCCTGGGCTTCCACGGCGGTCGGGGCATCGGGCCCTTCCTCGGATGGCTGGGGGTGCTGTTCCCTCCCGGGGCGCTATGGATCCTGGGAGGCCTCGCCATCGGGCGAGGGCTGCGTCTGACCGCGGTGACGGCTCTCCTGGCCATCGCGGCCCTGCCGGGCTTTGTCCTCCTCCTGAACGGGCCGTCGGAGGTCGCGGCAGGGGCGCTGGGCATGCTGGGGATCACTGTGGTCAAACGCCTGGAGGCCAATCGGGAGCCGCTCCCGGTGGACCCTGCGGAGCGGCGGCGGGTGCTCTGGCGGCGTCTCTGGCTGGACCGGGATGTCGCTTCCTGGGAAGCCTGGATGTTCCGCCGCCCGGGCCGGCCATAG
- a CDS encoding DegV family protein, which yields MARIAVVTDSVACLPPELVEAYGIRIVPVRIILGERIFRDGIDVTAEEVYAWQRAGIMPTSSQPSVGDFLETYRELARQAEGIVSIHVSAAMTGTYNAALLAAQMVPEVPIRVIDSQAATMAQGFLVLEAARAAERGASLDEIVARVEALRPRLRFFAVLETVTYLIRSGRAPALAALAVDVLQIKPILTMQNGRIEVLSKVRTRRRAIEEMVERMARDVGDRPVHAAVFHAAALEEAEALRQQILARFDCRECYLTAFSPVMGLYAGPGVLGLAYYTEEDR from the coding sequence ATGGCGAGGATCGCGGTGGTCACCGATAGCGTGGCCTGTCTGCCCCCGGAGCTGGTCGAGGCCTATGGGATTCGCATCGTCCCCGTGCGGATCATCCTGGGCGAACGGATCTTCCGGGATGGCATCGATGTAACCGCGGAGGAGGTTTACGCCTGGCAGCGTGCCGGCATCATGCCCACCTCCTCTCAGCCCTCCGTCGGGGATTTCCTGGAGACCTATCGGGAGCTGGCCCGGCAGGCGGAGGGGATCGTCTCCATTCATGTTTCGGCGGCGATGACCGGCACGTATAACGCGGCCCTGCTGGCCGCCCAAATGGTCCCCGAGGTGCCCATCCGGGTGATCGACAGCCAGGCAGCCACCATGGCCCAGGGCTTCCTCGTGCTGGAGGCGGCCCGGGCTGCGGAGCGGGGAGCATCTCTGGACGAGATCGTCGCTCGGGTGGAGGCCCTTCGCCCCCGCCTCCGCTTCTTCGCGGTCCTGGAGACGGTGACCTATCTCATCCGCAGCGGGCGGGCGCCGGCCCTCGCGGCCCTGGCGGTGGACGTGTTGCAGATCAAGCCGATCCTCACCATGCAGAACGGCCGCATCGAGGTGCTGTCGAAAGTGCGCACCCGGCGTCGGGCCATCGAAGAGATGGTCGAGCGAATGGCGCGGGATGTGGGGGATCGGCCGGTGCATGCGGCGGTCTTCCACGCGGCGGCCCTGGAGGAGGCGGAAGCCCTGCGGCAGCAGATCCTCGCCCGCTTCGACTGCCGGGAGTGTTACCTCACCGCCTTCTCCCCCGTGATGGGCCTTTACGCCGGGCCGGGCGTGCTGGGGCTCGCCTATTACACTGAGGAGGATCGCTAA
- a CDS encoding SH3 domain-containing protein yields MVVSIAGLLLACQAGGTPSPTPTPAPPLQAPTATPTAMLTPTSAPPLRPLAVVRVQPTDRLHARAGPGPDQPILAELPPDATGLLPTGREQTVQGARWVEVRLPDGRIGWVNASFLTEEVSPQAFCADPQVQALIDRLEAAIRGRDGQALAALISPVHGLQLHVNRLSDAVRIRPEQAVTLFTDETPVRWGVHPASAMEIVGPFRQAVLPDLLDVIDRPHERHCGLLVPPVTYQPAWPEAYRAFNFYSLHRPGTPGNELDWRTWVVGIAYVDGQPYVAVLMQFFWEP; encoded by the coding sequence ATGGTTGTCAGCATTGCCGGATTGCTTCTGGCTTGCCAGGCCGGGGGGACGCCGAGCCCGACGCCCACGCCGGCTCCGCCGCTGCAAGCGCCGACGGCCACGCCCACCGCGATGCTCACCCCCACCTCCGCCCCGCCGCTCCGGCCCCTCGCGGTGGTGCGGGTTCAACCGACCGATCGGCTTCACGCGCGCGCCGGACCGGGTCCGGATCAGCCGATCCTGGCCGAGCTGCCCCCGGACGCGACCGGGCTGCTGCCCACGGGACGGGAGCAGACCGTTCAGGGCGCCCGCTGGGTGGAGGTCCGGCTGCCGGACGGGCGGATCGGATGGGTGAACGCGTCTTTCTTGACGGAGGAAGTTTCCCCCCAGGCCTTCTGTGCCGATCCGCAGGTCCAGGCGCTGATCGACCGCCTGGAGGCCGCGATCCGAGGGCGGGACGGTCAGGCGCTTGCCGCGCTGATCAGCCCGGTCCACGGCTTGCAGCTCCACGTCAATCGCCTCAGCGACGCGGTTCGGATCCGGCCGGAGCAGGCGGTCACCCTGTTCACAGACGAGACGCCGGTGCGCTGGGGTGTTCACCCGGCCAGCGCCATGGAGATCGTCGGCCCCTTCCGCCAGGCCGTGCTGCCGGATTTGCTGGATGTGATCGATCGCCCCCATGAGCGGCACTGCGGCCTGCTGGTGCCGCCGGTGACCTATCAGCCCGCGTGGCCGGAGGCCTACCGGGCCTTCAACTTCTACAGCCTGCACCGGCCGGGGACACCGGGCAATGAGCTGGACTGGCGGACCTGGGTGGTGGGGATCGCGTATGTGGACGGCCAGCCTTACGTGGCGGTGCTGATGCAGTTCTTCTGGGAGCCGTGA
- a CDS encoding YbhB/YbcL family Raf kinase inhibitor-like protein, whose amino-acid sequence MRGIGACGRIGLLLILGFGCRPSPLPASPTILPSPTPAGQPSPVPVSPTAVPAPATPGEEIRELRLRSPAFADGDLIPVAYTCTGADRSPPLRWDAPPPGTRSLALIMDDPDAPGGRFIHWVLYQIPPDRTELPEGVPAEPAVEGIGFQGWNDFGRIGYGGPCPPPGPAHRYRFTLYALDISPDLPPGAGAAAVEQAIQGHIRGIGRLIGRYGR is encoded by the coding sequence ATGAGGGGAATCGGAGCTTGCGGGCGGATCGGGTTGTTGCTGATCCTCGGGTTCGGATGCCGGCCATCGCCCTTGCCGGCCTCCCCAACGATCCTCCCCTCGCCCACTCCGGCAGGCCAGCCATCCCCCGTGCCGGTTTCACCCACCGCCGTTCCTGCCCCTGCGACGCCGGGGGAGGAGATCCGTGAGCTCCGGCTCCGCAGCCCGGCCTTCGCGGATGGGGATCTGATTCCCGTAGCGTATACATGCACCGGAGCGGATCGCTCGCCTCCTCTGCGCTGGGACGCGCCCCCGCCGGGAACCCGCAGTCTGGCGCTGATCATGGACGATCCAGATGCGCCGGGAGGACGGTTCATCCATTGGGTGCTGTATCAGATCCCGCCGGATCGAACGGAGCTCCCGGAGGGCGTGCCGGCGGAGCCTGCGGTGGAAGGTATCGGGTTCCAGGGTTGGAACGACTTCGGGCGCATCGGATACGGGGGCCCATGCCCGCCGCCGGGCCCGGCCCACCGCTACCGGTTCACGCTCTACGCCCTGGACATCTCCCCGGATCTTCCGCCCGGCGCCGGCGCCGCAGCGGTGGAGCAGGCCATCCAGGGCCACATCCGGGGGATCGGGCGACTGATTGGGCGCTACGGGCGATGA